The region CCGGGAATGGCCCACTCGTTTTCAGCGGCCACCATCGGAAAAACATGGCTGTCGGAAGCGTCGAAACGGATCGCACGCAGCAGTCGCGGCATGGCTCAGGCCTCCTGGTTGCCGGTCAGACTTCGGGCTTGTCGTCTTGACCAACGACAGGCAGGGCACAGGTTGCAGGCGAAAGGTGATCGACAGCTGCGAAAACCCGCGCGTCGTCGCCGACCTTCAGCAACAGGTTGCCGTGATTGTCCAGACCCATGAAGTTGCCGATGACAGGTGTTTCGCACTCAAGAAGCGACACGGTCTTTCTGTAACCATCGCAGCGGAACAGCCAGGCTTCGTGGACGGGCTTGAAGCCGTCGCTCTCCCAGCGGTGAACCCATGTCAAAAAGTGGCGTGCCAGGGATTCAAGAGCTGGAACGGCTTCAACGTCCACGCCCCCCTCGTCCCAAAGGGTTGTCGCAGCGACGTCCTCTCCCGGCTCGGCATCCGACGTTGGTTTCAAGCCAAGCTCCAGGCCAACAACCATCCAGTCGGGCGCACCGCTCTCGTCATCGCCTTCGCTGACAACCATCCGCGCCATTCCCAGGCCTGCCCGGTTGGCATTGATGGCAGTCGGCCAATTCCAAGAGATTCCCATCTCCGGCGGACAGATCGCCCCGAGCGCATCTGCGGCCGAGACCATCAGCACGAAAAGCACTTCCTGAACCCGGCTGCGCTCCACATCAGGTTCGAGCACGATTGCAAAGGCAATCGTCTCGGTGGCGCACGACCAAAAGAGATCGCCCGCCTCCCCTTCTCCACTTCCTGCAGCCGAAACTGCAGCTTCGAAAGGATCAAGCGGTGGCAAAACCGGATGGCCGCTCAACAAGGGTGGCAGCGAGGGATTGAAATTCAGCGGCTCGTTCATGGATAGGTTCTCTGGATCGTCGCAAGCCGCATCAGTCGAGTTCGATCTTGCCCTTCACCTCATGAACGAAGTCGGCGCCATCAATCGTCAGCGTGACTTTGGCGTCCAGAGCACCGGAAGAAAGGTCAGCCTTGCGGACGTAGTCTTCCAGAGCTTGCTGCGAGGTCACACCAACCTGCTTGAGAAACTTGCGCATGGACATGTTGAATGTGTCGTTGTTCATTGATGGATCTTTCTTGAACTGAAGGTGAAAGCCTGCGCTGGTGGTGATATTGAGAGCACATCACACAGGGGCTTACGGGCTGTAAGTCGCTGACATTCTGATTCAACCAGCTTCCAGATTGAATCCGAACTGCTCCTTAAAACACTGTTATTGCTGCTTATTCATGAGCACCTGAGCGGTGCCCCATACCCGGATCAAGACGTACAGCGTCGTTCTTGTGACTTGTATTGACGCTGACGGCCGAATAGTCGAGCTGCTTGGTCAACACGAACCAGGCTCCCAGGCTGATCAGGGACATGGCGCAAACGCCAAAAACGAATGCCTTCATTGGGCTATTTCTCCCGTGGGGTTGGACGGAGGGTTCGGATCCGTCGCGCGTCTCAGGAAGGCCACCAGCGCATCTCGGTCTTCTACGGATTTAAGCCGCTGGATTGGCATTTTCGATCCTGGCGTGATCACATCCGGACCATAGTCGAAAAGGTCCGAGATCGTGTTCTCGTCCCAAATGAATTCGGCGGCCAGCAGGGCTGGCGAATAGGCATAACCGGGCAAGGTGCCGGCCTTGCGCCCAAAGACGCCATAGAGCGTTGGACCGGCCCGATTTCCCCCGTCCGGCGTCAGAGTATGACAGACGGAGCACTTGCGGGCGAATTGAAGTTCGCCAGGATCATCGGTATCAGACACCTGAAACCGGCGCGGGAAGTCCACATCGATCGGCTCGAAGGGCTTGCGTGGCGCGACCTGCCAGAGATGAAGCTCATCATCGAGGCCCGCGTAAAACAACGCATGTCCAGAGTGCGTGAACGCCAGGCCCCAGACCGGACCATAGGGATTTTGAAATTCCTCCAGAAGCTCCCAGGTTCCAGTATCGAAGACGCGGATGACACCATCACCGCCACCACTGGCGGCCCGTTTTCCGTCATGTGAGATCGCAAGAGACAGAACCGGCCGGCTGTGTGCCGGAAGGACCTTTGTTTCCACGCCGGACTCGATATCAAGCACGCCAACCTTGCCATCGGTGACACCGAAGAGAAGGCTTCGTCCATCGGGCAAGGCCTTGAGCGCGTTGACGCCCCAACCCAAGTTGACCAGTTCCCGTTCGAAAGACCCGCTGGCGAGATCAAATTGACGGATCCCGCCGTCATAGGACGCGGTGAAAACCTTCTCGCCGCTTGTCGAAAAGGCGACGGCATTCACGTTGCCCCGGTGGGCATCAAGCGTTGCCACAAGACCCGGCTCAGTGGCCTCAAGATCGTAAATCCGCGCTTCGTTCTCCCAGGATGCGATCACAACGTGGCGCCCGGTTGGAGAGACAGCAAGGCTGAGCACCTTTTCGCCGCGGCCTGGAAACCGGTGCTGGATGGTGCCCGTTGCAAGATCCCAGACGATCACGTCGCTGTCGTCGGCCACAGTGACCGCCCTGTTGCCAGGAAGGAACGCGGCGTCATTGACCGCAGCGTTGTGGCCGGTCAGCCGCAGAGGATCGGAAAGCTTGCCATGCGCATCGGGCTCTTGCCAGAGGAACGCCGTGTAGTCAAAGGACGTCGACAGCAGACGATCGCCGTCCCGCTCAAGCACTACAGATTTCACGGGACCGCCGTGGCCGACCAACCGGCCGGGCCAGTCCGCCGCAGCGGGTCCTGTCACTGTCAGAAGCCCGGCGACCGGCAGTGCCAAAACACCAGCTGCGATGCGCCATGACGCCCGGTTCATCTGAGTGTCCTACTCGGCTGGTTGCGGCGCAGGTCCGCTGCCGGGGGCGTCACGAATATCGTCCTGGTTTTCTTCGACCCAGAGAGAATGATGCTCCTTGGCCCAGTTCAGATCCACTTCACCCGATCCCATCGCGTCAAAGGCGCGTTCCATGCCTATGGACCCGATGTAGATGTGACCGAAGATCACGCAGATCATGAAGACCGCCATGATCGAATGCCAAAGGCTGTTGAGCTGCTGCTCCTGCAGGACTGTCAGCGCCGTCGGCAGCTCGGTTCCAAAGATCATGTTGATCTTGCCGAATGTGCCGGCAAAGAAGTGCGTGGTGAACGGGAACATCAGCGCCCAGCCCGAAATTGACAGGGATACGCCCCCAACGATCACCAGCCAGAACAGGATTTTCTGCCCCGCATTGAACTTTTTGGCTGGCGGATGCAGCTTCGAAGAGAACATGCCCCCGGCCTGAAGAAGCCACTTGATATCCGTGCGGTCCGGCAGATTGTGCTTCACCCACATGACCAGGATCATCACCAGCCCGGCCATGAAGGCGAAGGCGAGATAATTGTGCATGTATTTTCCCATCTGGGTGATGAAGCCGAAGGCCCCATCCCCGATCAGGGGTTTCAGCACATAGCGACCATAAAGAATATTCAACCCGGTCAGGCCGAGAATGACGAAAGACACAGCCAGCATCCAATGACCTAGCCGCTCTACCTCACGGAACCTCGTGATTGTCTTGTCTGATGGCCCCGCTTCGATGCGAATCCGGCCACGGATGGCGTAGAACAGGCCGAGGATGACGATCGTGCCAAGCAATGCCCAGCTCGCGTAGAGCGACAGGGGGCCGTTGCGAAGTGAGCGCCAGGCCTCGCCCTCGGACTGAATCAGGGTGCCTGCCTTCTTGTCCGGGATCGACACATTGCCGTTCACGCCCTCGCGCACGGCACGCCAATAGTCGGACTGGGAGTTCACGCCCAAAGTGTCGCCAGGAACAGCGCCGCCAACCGGGTTCTGTTGATCAACGGGATCCTGCCTCAGGGATTGCGCCAGCGAATGCCCCGGCAGCAAGACAACAGATGTCAGCAGAAGGCAAAGCAAGACAAATGCGCTCAAGATCGTCCGCATCGCTGTTGTCATCCCGTTCCCGTCCATAGGATCCTCCTGGGTCA is a window of Labrenzia sp. CE80 DNA encoding:
- a CDS encoding biotin/lipoate--protein ligase family protein, with product MNEPLNFNPSLPPLLSGHPVLPPLDPFEAAVSAAGSGEGEAGDLFWSCATETIAFAIVLEPDVERSRVQEVLFVLMVSAADALGAICPPEMGISWNWPTAINANRAGLGMARMVVSEGDDESGAPDWMVVGLELGLKPTSDAEPGEDVAATTLWDEGGVDVEAVPALESLARHFLTWVHRWESDGFKPVHEAWLFRCDGYRKTVSLLECETPVIGNFMGLDNHGNLLLKVGDDARVFAAVDHLSPATCALPVVGQDDKPEV
- a CDS encoding DUF6494 family protein: MNNDTFNMSMRKFLKQVGVTSQQALEDYVRKADLSSGALDAKVTLTIDGADFVHEVKGKIELD
- a CDS encoding c-type cytochrome — translated: MNRASWRIAAGVLALPVAGLLTVTGPAAADWPGRLVGHGGPVKSVVLERDGDRLLSTSFDYTAFLWQEPDAHGKLSDPLRLTGHNAAVNDAAFLPGNRAVTVADDSDVIVWDLATGTIQHRFPGRGEKVLSLAVSPTGRHVVIASWENEARIYDLEATEPGLVATLDAHRGNVNAVAFSTSGEKVFTASYDGGIRQFDLASGSFERELVNLGWGVNALKALPDGRSLLFGVTDGKVGVLDIESGVETKVLPAHSRPVLSLAISHDGKRAASGGGDGVIRVFDTGTWELLEEFQNPYGPVWGLAFTHSGHALFYAGLDDELHLWQVAPRKPFEPIDVDFPRRFQVSDTDDPGELQFARKCSVCHTLTPDGGNRAGPTLYGVFGRKAGTLPGYAYSPALLAAEFIWDENTISDLFDYGPDVITPGSKMPIQRLKSVEDRDALVAFLRRATDPNPPSNPTGEIAQ
- a CDS encoding formate dehydrogenase subunit gamma, which encodes MDGNGMTTAMRTILSAFVLLCLLLTSVVLLPGHSLAQSLRQDPVDQQNPVGGAVPGDTLGVNSQSDYWRAVREGVNGNVSIPDKKAGTLIQSEGEAWRSLRNGPLSLYASWALLGTIVILGLFYAIRGRIRIEAGPSDKTITRFREVERLGHWMLAVSFVILGLTGLNILYGRYVLKPLIGDGAFGFITQMGKYMHNYLAFAFMAGLVMILVMWVKHNLPDRTDIKWLLQAGGMFSSKLHPPAKKFNAGQKILFWLVIVGGVSLSISGWALMFPFTTHFFAGTFGKINMIFGTELPTALTVLQEQQLNSLWHSIMAVFMICVIFGHIYIGSIGMERAFDAMGSGEVDLNWAKEHHSLWVEENQDDIRDAPGSGPAPQPAE